The proteins below come from a single Burkholderia sp. PAMC 26561 genomic window:
- a CDS encoding type II toxin-antitoxin system Phd/YefM family antitoxin: MDNNRRAAGLNKLVQLKKQHRGADKANFMNILTFSEARASFKQALDEVCKDHEPTVITRQRGEHVVMISLDDYNSMQETLHLLGSPKNAERLRESIAEFKAGKTLIKDLLKDDAAEKGQKQGRGGK, encoded by the coding sequence TTGGATAACAATCGCAGGGCGGCTGGACTCAACAAACTGGTGCAGTTAAAAAAACAACATCGAGGGGCAGACAAGGCAAACTTTATGAATATCCTGACTTTTAGCGAGGCCCGCGCCAGCTTCAAGCAGGCGCTGGACGAGGTCTGCAAAGATCATGAACCGACTGTCATTACAAGGCAGCGCGGTGAGCACGTCGTTATGATTTCGCTGGATGACTACAACAGCATGCAGGAAACACTGCATCTGTTGGGTTCGCCAAAGAACGCGGAGCGGCTGCGGGAATCCATCGCCGAATTTAAAGCTGGTAAGACCTTGATCAAGGACTTACTGAAAGATGACGCAGCAGAAAAAGGCCAAAAACAAGGCCGCGGCGGTAAATAA
- a CDS encoding NAD-dependent succinate-semialdehyde dehydrogenase → MYIDGAWRAGARDTAVVNPATEGEIGCLALAGEQQLAEAAEAAGRGFKAWRKVSAFERSKLMRRAAQNLRDRAEEVAAIMTMEQGKPLVEARIEVLGAADTIDWFAEEARRTYGRVIPARAENVRQIVTREPVGPVAAFTPWNFPINQAVRKVSAALAAGCSVVLKGPEETPASCAALVQAYVDAGLPAGVLNLVFGVPADVSKFLIAHPLIRKISFTGSTPVGKLLAAMAGEHMKRATMELGGHAPALVFADADIPRAAKLLAGAKFRNAGQVCISPTRFIVEESAYEEFTEHFVAATKKLKVGNGLEEGVQMGALANGRRLQAMERLVADAVEHGAKVLTGGERIGREGFFFAPTVLANVPLSARIMTEEPFGPIAPISTFKSYDEAITEANRLPFGLAAYAYTRSSATSASVGEDIESGMVSINHHGLGIPETPFGGVKESGYGSEGGSEAMEAYLVTKFVSEAR, encoded by the coding sequence TTGTATATCGATGGCGCATGGCGCGCAGGCGCTCGCGACACGGCTGTCGTCAATCCGGCAACGGAAGGGGAAATCGGCTGCCTGGCGCTGGCCGGCGAGCAGCAGCTCGCGGAAGCCGCCGAGGCCGCGGGCCGCGGCTTCAAGGCGTGGCGCAAGGTATCGGCGTTCGAACGCAGCAAGCTGATGCGCCGTGCCGCACAAAATCTGCGTGATCGCGCGGAAGAAGTTGCCGCCATCATGACCATGGAACAGGGCAAGCCGCTGGTCGAAGCGCGCATCGAGGTGCTGGGCGCAGCGGATACCATCGACTGGTTCGCCGAGGAAGCGCGCCGTACGTACGGCCGCGTGATCCCGGCCCGCGCGGAAAATGTGCGCCAGATCGTCACGCGTGAGCCGGTCGGCCCGGTCGCCGCGTTTACGCCGTGGAATTTCCCGATCAACCAGGCGGTGCGCAAGGTATCGGCCGCGCTGGCTGCAGGATGCTCGGTCGTGCTAAAGGGACCGGAAGAAACGCCGGCAAGCTGCGCGGCGCTGGTTCAGGCTTACGTGGATGCAGGATTGCCCGCCGGCGTGCTGAACCTCGTGTTTGGCGTTCCCGCCGATGTCTCCAAGTTCCTGATCGCGCATCCGCTGATCCGCAAGATCTCGTTCACGGGCTCGACGCCGGTGGGCAAGTTACTGGCGGCAATGGCCGGCGAGCACATGAAGCGCGCCACGATGGAACTGGGTGGCCACGCGCCGGCACTGGTTTTCGCCGATGCCGACATCCCGCGCGCCGCCAAGCTGCTGGCTGGCGCCAAGTTCCGCAATGCCGGCCAGGTCTGCATTTCGCCGACGCGGTTTATCGTCGAAGAGTCGGCTTATGAGGAATTCACCGAGCATTTCGTCGCGGCTACCAAAAAGCTGAAGGTCGGCAATGGGTTGGAAGAGGGCGTGCAGATGGGCGCACTAGCCAACGGCCGCCGCCTGCAGGCGATGGAACGCCTTGTCGCCGATGCCGTCGAGCACGGCGCCAAGGTGCTGACAGGCGGTGAGCGCATCGGACGTGAAGGGTTCTTCTTTGCACCGACAGTGCTGGCCAATGTGCCGCTCTCGGCTCGTATCATGACGGAAGAGCCGTTTGGCCCGATCGCGCCGATCTCCACGTTCAAGTCCTACGACGAAGCCATCACGGAAGCCAATCGCCTGCCGTTTGGTCTCGCGGCTTACGCTTATACGCGTTCGAGCGCGACATCGGCGTCGGTGGGTGAGGATATCGAAAGCGGCATGGTGTCGATCAATCACCACGGGCTGGGTATTCCGGAAACGCCGTTTGGCGGCGTGAAGGAATCGGGCTACGGCTCGGAAGGCGGCAGCGAAGCGATGGAAGCGTATCTGGTCACGAAGTTTGTGAGCGAGGCGCGGTAA
- a CDS encoding Txe/YoeB family addiction module toxin codes for MTQQKKAKNKAAAVNKCKVGWSKHAWEDYLHWQEHDRRILAEINGLIEEISRDPFRGTGKPEPLRGDLSGFWSRRITKEDRLVYIIQEDVIYIMACRHHY; via the coding sequence ATGACGCAGCAGAAAAAGGCCAAAAACAAGGCCGCGGCGGTAAATAAGTGCAAGGTTGGATGGAGCAAGCACGCGTGGGAGGACTATCTTCACTGGCAGGAGCATGACAGGCGGATTCTCGCCGAAATCAATGGTTTGATCGAGGAAATCTCTCGGGACCCTTTCCGGGGAACAGGCAAGCCGGAGCCTCTCAGGGGTGATTTGTCCGGATTCTGGTCTCGACGTATTACAAAGGAAGATCGCTTGGTTTATATCATTCAGGAAGATGTAATCTACATAATGGCCTGCCGCCATCACTACTAG
- a CDS encoding IS3 family transposase (programmed frameshift), with the protein MKRIPKAVYTKEFREEAVKLAMTDGVGVSEAARRLSISMKTLANWVRAAKDGKLENVGQTQKPLTEIEAELSRLKRELAEVKMERDLLKKFGNVLREGVAVKYDAIEQMRQQYPVPPMCRFLGVSTSGYYAWRKRPLSLHAQQESRLEAQVRAAHERSRQTFGPERLQKDLANHGVQIGVHRIKRLRAKLGLRCKQKRKFKATTNSTHNLPVAPNILDQDFSVSAPNQAWCGDITYIATDEGWLYLAGLKDLFSGEIVGYAMSERMTKQLVMQALFRAVASHRPPTGLIQHTDRGSQYCAHAYQNLLKQFGMQASMSRRGNCFDNAPIESFWGSLKNELIYHRKFATRDEAIKEITEYIEIFYNRLRTQERLDYLSPAAFTQRFHLSKIAA; encoded by the exons ATGAAGCGAATCCCGAAGGCTGTGTACACGAAGGAATTTCGTGAAGAAGCAGTAAAACTGGCAATGACTGACGGAGTGGGCGTGTCTGAAGCTGCCCGTCGATTGTCAATATCGATGAAGACGTTGGCGAACTGGGTTCGCGCCGCAAAGGACGGCAAGCTGGAGAACGTCGGGCAAACCCAGAAACCACTGACAGAGATCGAGGCGGAGCTGAGCCGGCTCAAGCGAGAGTTGGCAGAAGTGAAGATGGAGCGCGATCTGTTAAAAAAGTTTG GCAACGTACTTCGCGAAGGAGTCGCGGTGAAGTACGACGCAATTGAGCAGATGCGACAGCAGTACCCTGTGCCGCCGATGTGCCGGTTCCTGGGCGTGTCCACGAGTGGCTACTATGCCTGGCGCAAACGGCCGCTGTCGTTGCACGCGCAGCAGGAGTCTCGGCTCGAAGCGCAGGTGCGTGCAGCTCACGAGCGTAGCCGACAAACCTTCGGCCCGGAACGGCTACAGAAGGATCTGGCGAACCACGGTGTCCAGATTGGTGTTCACCGCATCAAGCGTCTGCGGGCGAAGCTCGGCCTTCGCTGCAAGCAAAAGCGCAAGTTCAAGGCGACGACCAACTCGACGCACAACCTGCCAGTCGCACCGAACATCCTGGACCAGGACTTCAGTGTGAGCGCACCAAATCAGGCCTGGTGCGGTGACATTACCTACATCGCGACCGATGAGGGATGGCTGTATCTAGCCGGACTCAAGGATCTGTTTAGCGGAGAGATCGTCGGCTATGCCATGAGCGAGCGCATGACAAAACAGCTGGTCATGCAGGCGCTGTTTCGGGCTGTCGCGTCGCACCGGCCACCGACGGGCCTGATACAACATACTGATCGCGGTAGTCAGTACTGCGCCCACGCTTATCAGAATCTTCTCAAACAGTTCGGCATGCAGGCATCTATGAGCAGACGCGGAAATTGTTTCGACAATGCACCTATCGAATCGTTCTGGGGCTCGCTGAAGAACGAACTTATCTATCATCGCAAGTTCGCGACTCGCGACGAAGCCATCAAAGAAATCACGGAATACATCGAGATCTTCTACAACCGGCTGCGCACGCAGGAGCGTCTGGACTATCTGTCGCCGGCCGCTTTCACGCAGCGATTCCATTTGAGTAAAATCGCTGCTTAA